The Clostridium beijerinckii genomic sequence ATTTTACAATATAGCAGATACATTTATTGTTGGCCGTACAATAGGCGTAAATGCTTTAGCAGCGGTAGGATGTACAGGAAGCATAATGTTTTTAATTTTAGGGTTTGCTCAAGGTTTAACATCGGGACTTTCAATCATTACTGCGCAAAAATTTGGTGCAGATGATAAGGAAGGGGTTAAGAAAAGTTACTTCACAGGCATAGTTATTAGCATGATAATAACTATAATTCTTACAACTATAAGTACGATTCTAGCTAGACCTATATTAGAACTAATGAATACACCTGTAGAAATTATTGATGATGCATATAATTTTGTAGTAGTAATATTTATTGGAATAATAGCATCGATGTTTTTTAATTTTTTTTCAAATATTATTAGAGCCTTGGGAGATAGCAAAACGCCATTAATATACTTAGTGGTAGCGTGTATTTTAAATATAATTTTAGAATTTGCATTTATATTAATATTCAAGATGGGAGTAACTGGAGCAGCTTGTGCAACTGTTATAGCACAGGGAGTATCGGCGTTATTGTGTATGTGGTACATAAAGAGAAATTTGCCCATACTTAAGTTAAAGAAGAGTGACTTAAAGTTATCCAAAGAAACTTTTTTAGAACACATTAAAATTTCTCTACCAATGGGATTTCAGGCATCTATAATAGCAATTGGTGCTATTATATTACAATTTGCATTAAATAGCCTTGGGGCTACTTCTGTAGCTGCATATACTGCCGCTCAGAAAATAGATACTCTCGCTACTCAACCGATGATGTCATTTGGTATAACAATGGCCACATACACAGCACAAAATTTTGGTGCGGAAAAAATTGATAGAATTAAAGAAGGCGTAAAGAAATGCGTTTTTATATCAGTAGCATTTAGTATTATAGTGGGCCTTATAAATACTTTTGCAGGTTATTTTCTTACAGGAATTTTTGTTGGATATGATCAAAAAGAAGTTATTAGGTTGTCACAAATATATTTAACTTCAAACGGATTAAATTATTTTTTACTTTCACTACTGTTTATATATAGATATACGCTTCAAGGATTAGGGCAAAGTTTTATTCCAACAGTAGCAGGAATTATGGAATTGTTGATGAGGACGTTCGCTGCAATTATATTATCACGACCGTTAGGTTTTTTAGGCGTGTGTATGGCTAATCCATTAGCATGGCTTGGAGCATGTATTCCACTTATAAGTGCATACTATATTAGCATCAGGAGAATAGATATAGAATACTCAAAAAAGAAAAGCTGTTTGTATGAATCAGATATAGATGCATGCAATTATATAAGTAAGTAAAAGTTAGTTTATATAGTAACTTTGTATTGTCGTATGATTTATGTGATAAGGAATGAAATAGGATTATTTAACACCAATAATCTTAGTTCATTCCTTATTACATTTTTTGATTATTTTAATTGTGTTTAAATCGATACATCTAATAGAGTAATTTGAAATTGAATATTGAATTTATATAATATTGTTGAAAGAATTTTACAAATATTTGAATGTAAAATACTGAATATATAAAATTTGTAATATATATACTGAGAATATAAAATGAGTTTTATATAAATGATATAATTAGAAGATCGGGAGTGAGATTATGGATGGAGAATCAGTGATAAAGTGGCATAAGGATATAATCGTAATAATTATGGGGGAAAGTGGAGGACTTTAGTTACAATGAATTAAAAATACTTAATATATTTTGATAATTATATTAAGATAAACATACATTTTTATAAAGTGGATATAAATTAAAAATTTAATAAAGTATTTATTGTAATAAAATGAAAAATAATATATAAATATATATGAAAATAAAAATGCTAGAATTAATATTAACATTTTTGGCATTTGTTATTAAAATAAAGATAAAAAGTGAGGAACAAAATGGAAGATAATCAAAATATACAAGACAAAATAAAAAGTTTTTTAGAAGAGAATAGGATAAATGTTAAAGGTGGAACTATAACAAGTGAAAAGCAATTATCACTAGTTTTAAATGATCTTGCAATGGGAGATTTTAAAAAAGGAAAGCTAGATAAGGCATTATATTTCACAGAAAAAGCAGCTGAATTTAATAAAGAAAATTATTATTCATATTTTATAAAAGGTCTAGTATGTAGAAAGTTAGGGAAAAATGAAGATGCGATT encodes the following:
- a CDS encoding MATE family efflux transporter — its product is MIITRNLTKGNPAKLILLFTIPLLIGNIFQQFYNIADTFIVGRTIGVNALAAVGCTGSIMFLILGFAQGLTSGLSIITAQKFGADDKEGVKKSYFTGIVISMIITIILTTISTILARPILELMNTPVEIIDDAYNFVVVIFIGIIASMFFNFFSNIIRALGDSKTPLIYLVVACILNIILEFAFILIFKMGVTGAACATVIAQGVSALLCMWYIKRNLPILKLKKSDLKLSKETFLEHIKISLPMGFQASIIAIGAIILQFALNSLGATSVAAYTAAQKIDTLATQPMMSFGITMATYTAQNFGAEKIDRIKEGVKKCVFISVAFSIIVGLINTFAGYFLTGIFVGYDQKEVIRLSQIYLTSNGLNYFLLSLLFIYRYTLQGLGQSFIPTVAGIMELLMRTFAAIILSRPLGFLGVCMANPLAWLGACIPLISAYYISIRRIDIEYSKKKSCLYESDIDACNYISK